The following DNA comes from Mucisphaera calidilacus.
AGGCGGCAGACCATAACCCACCGGGTTGTAAACCAGGTCCAGCCGCAAATCACGCCCCGGCGCCCCATACCCCGCCTCGTTGAGCACCCGCAGCGCCTCGATCGAACCCTCATACACCCCCGACCCACGCTGCTTGTCGACGTTGTCCTCCAGGTAACAAGGCAGCGACGCCGTCACCTCCACCCCGTGCTCCGCCAGAAAACCCGCCATATCCTCATACCCCGGCTCCAGCAGAATCGTCAGGTTGCACCGATCAATCACGTGCAACCCACGCGCACGCAGCTCACCCACCAGCCAACGAAACGCAGGGTTCATCTCCGGCGCACCGCCCGTCAGATCAACCACCTCAAACCCCGCCGACGAACCCGCACCATCGAGCCATCCCAGAATCCGCTCCATCACCCCACGCGTCATCACCTCCGTCCGCTTCGGACCCGCCTCCACGTGACAGTGATGACACGCAAGATTGCACATCTTCCCGAGGTTCAGCTGCAGCGTCGTCAGCCGCTCACGACGAAGCTCCAGCCCGTCCGCACGCAGACGCTCGCCAAACAGATCATCCCCGCCCAACACCGATAGCGACACCGACTGGCTCATCAGCAGCACCCGTCCGGACCGCAGCACGAGTCCGCTTCCGTCGTCACGTCGTAGTCCGCACCCTTCGTCTCACGCGGGTGACGCAACGCCCGACGCGAACAGTCATACAACTCCGCCTCCTCCAGCGGGATCTCGTGAACCGGATCGATCCCGATCACCTGAACGCCATAAGGCCCGTGCTCGTTCGTCATCAAACGATACGTCTTGTCGCACACCGCCACACGCTCCCCGCGACGGAACACGTGACCATCATCATCACGCACCTCACGCCACGGACCCTTGTAAACCACCGCCTGCTTCCGCTCCAGACAAACACCCTGCTTGCCCTTGTGCGCCACCACCGTCATCGCACGGAACTCAACCCCCTCGATCGTCTGCCACGGCTCCCCGCTACGCTCCAGGATCTCGATCCCGTAAAAACCCGCGTCCGCAAAACGCCGGAGAAAATCACCCTCCACAAACGCGCCCGAC
Coding sequences within:
- the arsS gene encoding arsenosugar biosynthesis radical SAM (seleno)protein ArsS (Some members of this family are selenoproteins.), producing the protein MCNLACHHCHVEAGPKRTEVMTRGVMERILGWLDGAGSSAGFEVVDLTGGAPEMNPAFRWLVGELRARGLHVIDRCNLTILLEPGYEDMAGFLAEHGVEVTASLPCYLEDNVDKQRGSGVYEGSIEALRVLNEAGYGAPGRDLRLDLVYNPVGYGLPPAQERLEGDYKAYLLEHFGIRFNRLWTITNMPIKRFEHALRRDGAYEAYIGKLMGAHHSVNVEAVMCRSLVSVGWLGSVYDCDFNQMLQMPIEPDRYGAGADEHEVETESRKLWDYSVDELVGRSIRTGTHCFGCTAGAGSSCTGALS